A single Bacillus sp. HMF5848 DNA region contains:
- a CDS encoding AAA family ATPase produces MIIHELELQNFTCHAYEKFQFSSDANHFFGDNFAGKSSIGAAIVFCLFGVTKHGYKTYVKDYVQQGQANMKVSLVFSLRNATYHITRNLTSNGTAKIYLNQKLVKEQDVIDIVGDYKPFVYRFYPESFVEEKSSTARHFIIEVITGGDDTFDQLEQEKSNIARQQRQADSSKAYYEGQKALLRKQLDSYTAQEQDNHMDKQQQELILKAQQILNEITLLTDKISYLKEELSKSQMNRQAIQDCCPTCEQKIPLEVAERLHADYFKNEKDIQEKIDELMKQVSNKKVEHQQILSQQEELKQHTQMISTPTEDKAFHTLKVEYKRVQEQLNELTQQKNMLSEQVKQIKQNMGSLANQYQTEVNKHLMFTEIHLFKSLKNGDLRPDFQILYKDRPYRTLSKSEKVRCSLEIVQFLNSRYPDNPCPIFLDNLESVTHLTPPNTQVITATVKKGMPLTLKVK; encoded by the coding sequence ATGATTATACATGAATTAGAATTACAAAACTTTACATGTCATGCCTACGAAAAATTTCAATTTAGCAGTGACGCCAACCACTTCTTTGGGGATAATTTTGCAGGAAAATCATCGATTGGTGCTGCCATCGTATTTTGTTTATTTGGCGTGACGAAGCACGGGTACAAAACTTATGTGAAAGACTACGTGCAACAAGGCCAAGCAAATATGAAAGTATCTCTAGTATTTTCGTTAAGAAATGCGACATATCACATCACCAGGAATTTAACTAGTAATGGCACAGCAAAAATCTATCTCAATCAGAAGTTAGTAAAAGAACAGGATGTTATTGATATAGTAGGCGACTACAAACCGTTTGTATATCGCTTCTATCCAGAGAGTTTTGTAGAGGAAAAAAGTAGTACAGCTCGCCACTTCATCATTGAAGTGATTACAGGTGGAGATGATACGTTTGATCAACTAGAGCAAGAAAAAAGCAATATCGCCAGACAACAAAGACAAGCTGATAGCTCTAAAGCATACTATGAAGGACAAAAGGCGTTATTGAGGAAACAACTTGACTCCTATACGGCACAAGAACAAGACAACCACATGGACAAGCAACAACAAGAGCTCATTCTAAAAGCACAACAGATTTTAAATGAGATTACTTTACTAACTGATAAAATATCATATTTAAAAGAAGAGCTATCGAAGTCGCAAATGAACCGACAAGCTATACAGGATTGCTGCCCGACGTGTGAGCAAAAAATACCACTTGAGGTGGCCGAGCGACTTCATGCTGATTATTTTAAAAATGAAAAGGATATTCAAGAAAAAATTGATGAATTGATGAAACAAGTGAGCAACAAGAAAGTAGAACATCAACAAATTTTATCGCAGCAGGAAGAGTTGAAGCAACATACACAGATGATCTCAACTCCTACAGAAGACAAAGCTTTTCATACCTTAAAAGTTGAATATAAACGTGTACAAGAACAACTGAACGAGCTCACACAACAAAAGAACATGTTATCTGAACAAGTGAAACAAATAAAACAAAACATGGGCTCTCTCGCCAATCAATACCAAACCGAAGTGAACAAGCATCTAATGTTTACCGAAATTCACTTGTTCAAAAGTTTAAAAAATGGCGACCTACGCCCGGACTTTCAAATACTTTATAAAGACCGTCCTTATCGAACTCTCTCAAAAAGCGAAAAAGTCCGTTGCTCACTAGAAATCGTTCAATTTCTAAACTCTCGTTATCCTGACAACCCTTGTCCCATTTTCCTGGACAACTTAGAAAGTGTTACCCATTTAACCCCACCTAACACACAAGTCATAACAGCGACTGTAAAAAAAGGAATGCCTTTGACGTTGAAGGTGAAATGA
- a CDS encoding PmeII family type II restriction endonuclease → MSNTYNEIIEKAKEFFRKEIAPSHITNTKKLTKLKEFNLNPFLDKYKASFLTGNDDPKSIAKALVYPRVLGTSINTTFGSKLQKFCSEVLEGFASTTAGIDIEFNDKIDGRRKYCQVKAGPNTINKDDVETIKGHFAGVKNLARTNNLSIGFSDLVVGVFYGTPQELSGHYKKINQEYPVIIGSEFWYRLTGEEDFYQRLTDAIGDVASEYDGTELLEHVIDSLAKEIKDSINSNQIIQTNNGMAAEKKESYDV, encoded by the coding sequence TTGAGTAATACTTATAATGAAATTATTGAAAAAGCCAAAGAATTTTTCAGGAAAGAAATCGCACCTAGTCATATTACTAATACTAAAAAGCTAACAAAATTAAAGGAATTTAACCTTAATCCTTTCTTGGATAAATACAAGGCTAGTTTTTTGACGGGGAATGACGATCCGAAGAGTATTGCAAAAGCCCTAGTATACCCTAGAGTACTTGGTACATCTATAAATACCACCTTTGGCAGTAAATTACAGAAATTTTGTAGTGAGGTATTAGAGGGATTTGCATCAACTACAGCGGGAATTGATATTGAATTTAATGATAAAATTGATGGTAGGAGAAAATATTGCCAAGTTAAGGCGGGGCCAAATACCATAAATAAAGATGACGTAGAGACTATAAAGGGGCATTTTGCAGGAGTTAAAAATCTTGCAAGAACCAATAATCTTAGTATTGGGTTTAGTGATCTTGTTGTTGGAGTTTTTTACGGTACGCCACAGGAATTAAGTGGCCACTATAAGAAAATAAATCAAGAATACCCAGTAATAATCGGAAGTGAGTTTTGGTATAGACTTACTGGTGAAGAAGATTTTTATCAGAGGCTCACTGATGCTATTGGAGATGTAGCATCAGAATATGATGGAACTGAATTATTAGAGCATGTAATAGACTCACTCGCAAAAGAAATTAAGGATAGTATAAACTCTAATCAGATAATCCAAACAAATAATGGTATGGCTGCAGAGAAAAAAGAGTCATATGATGTATAA
- a CDS encoding aminoglycoside phosphotransferase family protein yields the protein MNIPLTFQTKIVGAFGQAGEDWLEALEQKVQYFLEKWSLTSEGPVSNLSYNYVLKATDSQGRAVVLKLGIPGFDFNNEIKTVQAYKGEGCAKLLLADAEQGAMLLERLSPGIMLADEKDEELVLHEYANVWRALRRPVPADVTFPTIMDWASGLTRYQANYRHDDGPIAKDLIVLADTFFRELTETCDEPELLHGDLHHENILYAEDRGWLAIDPKGLVGDRYFDTVSFLVNHLHTKPNPKDVLTFRVDFLVKNLGLDRVRLLKAAVAMSILSACWGIEDKDPDWEHTYKYAKWFHDMLVRYEG from the coding sequence ATGAATATTCCTTTAACTTTTCAAACTAAAATAGTAGGAGCGTTTGGCCAAGCGGGAGAGGATTGGTTAGAGGCACTAGAGCAGAAAGTGCAATATTTTCTTGAAAAATGGAGCCTTACTAGTGAAGGGCCAGTTTCGAATCTTTCTTATAATTATGTTTTAAAAGCGACCGACTCACAGGGACGGGCTGTTGTATTGAAATTAGGCATTCCAGGCTTTGATTTTAATAACGAAATCAAAACGGTGCAAGCGTATAAAGGGGAGGGGTGTGCCAAGCTGTTGTTGGCAGATGCTGAGCAAGGCGCGATGCTTCTTGAACGACTTTCCCCGGGCATCATGCTTGCTGATGAGAAAGATGAAGAACTTGTATTACACGAATATGCAAACGTGTGGCGTGCACTGCGAAGACCCGTTCCCGCAGATGTCACGTTTCCAACGATCATGGATTGGGCTTCGGGCCTTACGCGCTACCAAGCCAACTATCGTCATGACGACGGTCCGATTGCAAAAGATTTGATCGTTTTAGCAGACACTTTTTTTCGAGAATTAACAGAAACATGTGATGAGCCAGAACTTCTTCACGGGGACTTACATCATGAGAACATTTTATATGCAGAAGACCGTGGTTGGTTAGCGATTGATCCAAAAGGGTTGGTAGGGGACCGGTATTTTGATACTGTGTCATTCTTGGTGAATCATTTACATACGAAGCCGAATCCAAAGGATGTCTTGACATTCCGAGTAGATTTTCTTGTTAAGAACCTGGGACTAGATCGCGTCCGCTTGTTAAAGGCAGCCGTAGCGATGTCGATCCTGTCTGCATGCTGGGGGATTGAGGATAAAGATCCGGACTGGGAACATACATATAAATATGCCAAGTGGTTTCATGACATGCTTGTTCGTTATGAAGGTTGA
- the dcm gene encoding DNA (cytosine-5-)-methyltransferase codes for MYTISKDKVRLHMKRRGLSTQKQLAEHLGISKNQLSMLLSPNFNPIKSNAMKLCEVLDVKFDDIIDSEQTSLPLEGTETLVDQSQDEEINVADYEGRHFVEVRGLKANKEYSVVELFAGAGGLALGLEEAGFYTKGLVEIDKYACQTLRKNRPNLNVIEKDIIEVAEQGIRNFVDVPIGELDLLSGGYPCQAFSYAGKKMGLSDARGTMFYYYAQILKQLLPKMFLAENVRGLVNHDNGRTFALMIKVFSDIGYTVKWKVLRALDYDVAQKRERIVLIGIRNDLVDDYKFSYSFPKPFGYELTLKDILKDVPKSEGSKYPDSKKKVLDLVPPGGYWRDLPDEIAKDYMGKSYYSGGGRTGMARRLSWDEPSLTLTCSPAQKQTERCHPDETRPFTVREYARIQSFPDDWEFDCSIINAYKQIGNAVPVNMAKAIGLSIVNVLNQIKQ; via the coding sequence TTGTATACTATCAGCAAAGATAAAGTCAGATTACATATGAAAAGACGTGGTTTATCCACTCAAAAGCAGTTAGCTGAACATTTAGGTATAAGTAAAAATCAACTTTCCATGCTACTTTCCCCCAATTTTAATCCTATTAAATCTAATGCTATGAAACTATGCGAAGTCTTGGATGTAAAATTTGATGACATTATTGACTCTGAGCAGACTTCATTACCTTTAGAGGGTACAGAAACCCTAGTAGATCAATCTCAGGATGAGGAAATAAATGTAGCAGATTATGAGGGTCGTCATTTTGTAGAGGTAAGAGGATTAAAGGCTAATAAAGAGTATTCGGTTGTAGAGCTTTTTGCAGGAGCTGGAGGACTAGCTTTAGGACTGGAGGAAGCAGGTTTTTATACTAAAGGACTTGTAGAGATTGATAAGTATGCGTGTCAGACTCTAAGAAAAAACAGACCTAATCTGAATGTTATTGAAAAGGATATTATTGAGGTAGCTGAACAGGGTATCAGAAACTTCGTTGATGTTCCTATTGGAGAGCTAGACCTATTATCAGGAGGATATCCTTGTCAGGCATTCAGTTATGCAGGAAAGAAAATGGGTCTATCTGATGCTAGAGGCACAATGTTCTATTACTATGCTCAGATATTGAAACAATTACTTCCTAAAATGTTTCTAGCAGAAAATGTTAGAGGATTAGTAAACCATGATAATGGAAGAACATTTGCCCTTATGATAAAAGTTTTTTCTGATATTGGCTATACTGTTAAATGGAAAGTCTTAAGAGCTCTAGACTATGATGTAGCGCAGAAAAGAGAAAGAATAGTTCTAATTGGCATAAGAAACGATTTAGTTGATGACTATAAATTTAGCTACTCTTTCCCTAAGCCTTTTGGATATGAGCTTACACTTAAAGATATTCTTAAAGATGTTCCAAAATCTGAGGGTTCTAAATATCCTGACTCTAAAAAGAAGGTCTTAGACCTAGTACCTCCAGGAGGCTATTGGAGAGACCTACCTGATGAAATAGCAAAGGACTACATGGGTAAAAGCTATTATTCTGGTGGAGGAAGAACTGGTATGGCAAGACGATTATCATGGGATGAACCTTCACTTACATTAACCTGTTCTCCAGCTCAAAAGCAAACTGAGAGATGCCATCCTGATGAAACAAGGCCATTTACTGTAAGAGAATATGCTAGAATACAAAGCTTTCCCGATGATTGGGAATTTGATTGTTCTATCATAAATGCTTATAAGCAGATAGGAAATGCTGTTCCAGTAAACATGGCAAAAGCTATTGGATTATCTATTGTAAATGTATTGAATCAAATAAAACAATAA
- a CDS encoding DUF1697 domain-containing protein — translation MGTKKEAGEPSPFTLLLGDDLNKMTVYIALLRGINVGGKNKIKMADLRLMCESIGLSQIETYIQSGNVLFESNEEEHTLQRKLEHEIEKKFGFSVSVILRTADEWKRIMLDCPFTVNEVTEAETANTEGESLYVAMLSEAPQQEKLDELNSYKSKVDDYRINDRDLYLLFQHSIRNSKLANNLQKLDVPITIRNWKTINKLYAMVKARKAVT, via the coding sequence TTGGGAACCAAGAAGGAAGCAGGAGAACCGTCCCCATTCACTTTACTTTTAGGAGATGATCTTAATAAGATGACTGTTTATATAGCGTTGTTACGGGGTATTAATGTGGGCGGTAAGAATAAGATTAAGATGGCAGATCTAAGACTGATGTGTGAATCAATCGGTCTGAGTCAGATAGAAACGTATATTCAAAGTGGGAATGTACTCTTTGAATCAAACGAAGAAGAGCACACATTACAGAGAAAATTGGAACATGAGATTGAAAAGAAGTTCGGTTTTTCAGTTTCTGTTATTTTAAGAACAGCAGACGAGTGGAAACGGATCATGTTGGATTGCCCATTTACGGTGAACGAAGTAACAGAAGCTGAAACAGCAAATACCGAAGGGGAAAGCTTATATGTTGCTATGTTATCGGAAGCCCCTCAGCAAGAAAAATTAGATGAATTGAATTCTTACAAAAGTAAAGTTGATGATTATCGAATCAACGATCGAGATTTGTACCTTTTGTTTCAACATAGCATACGAAATTCCAAGCTGGCCAATAATCTTCAAAAGCTGGATGTTCCGATCACTATCCGCAATTGGAAAACAATAAATAAACTGTATGCAATGGTTAAAGCAAGGAAAGCTGTGACATAA
- a CDS encoding pPIWI_RE module domain-containing protein, whose protein sequence is MNEDKYVIHQLKLDRSQAKEHKVKGVFFSDELVNVWNQILDLSSENENKLNFLLSPFRYKQGIEKDLVCMTFHRHALTGQQPWLIVSKDMSNLKIQMINSSLIRYLKQELEDKKEKYQLYSILGKLLGGIDPTNVTVNELSLDQLRGYTQHETFLNNYILQYASENIKSVLDEPQLKLRKNYNKDGELAEWEFPEEWFQVIDTFSPKFELVSKPLYQKDKDKKVFSYVINLAIETNENDITVTVVTKGRLIMTMSLFKNGNWTFNRKSNGKFQNRSLYKMNHTSNRIVKIPFSKNKYQNKVFSWDSIKYESITGETIEAVGDIAISPEKFINDYMIPITHSDRSNYKYLIKRGLHPNDHFYLFESFQHMTNDLLNRDCNPDEVIDTQLKKKEIGSRRIHDTYFERQGELVKVFVVSTNENILSYLNEVMEKYRGEKVGKNGDIEKVKEARFDVEQISDGRYRFYDLEDSDRHTMDIEFVLKPEWLKHYKPLDTEVDRKEAIIKRIEEIIAATSREDVPSFVLGEVDQYEEWDPSDPKKAYELGFLQQGLLSQSHYSQDASPNDFVNRLKGGMDDILIRLGFVNQKIYNLLEQESPYEYYYFPQFIKARLPNGLEGDILLLVRSFKGKTEVKYYHPSKETNWLSIQDGVVELRNIESYFMKNKANANKFIIENCSGKNNVVVYEENVEKMPLLEKDLPFVVATFKTDELAPAVTKISERTGNITLTPFVVRKGNVFYTIGMKLPNTMKYPMHVSKQTFSNDLPTRVTQRVRVSNGDVQVAIDLLMLRMIPITFGSYLNNPLPYHIFNKHFYEQYLEVEKEKKKLSRKNNEVQKDSQLSFNS, encoded by the coding sequence ATGAACGAGGATAAATATGTCATTCATCAGTTGAAGTTAGATAGGAGCCAGGCAAAAGAGCATAAAGTAAAGGGTGTTTTTTTCTCTGATGAATTAGTTAATGTTTGGAATCAAATATTGGATTTATCTTCTGAAAATGAAAACAAATTAAACTTTTTATTATCTCCTTTTAGATATAAACAAGGAATAGAAAAAGATTTAGTTTGTATGACCTTTCATCGTCATGCGTTGACAGGCCAGCAACCCTGGCTCATTGTATCTAAGGATATGTCTAATTTAAAGATTCAAATGATTAATAGTTCTTTGATACGTTATTTGAAACAAGAATTAGAGGATAAAAAAGAAAAATATCAACTTTACTCTATATTAGGTAAATTACTAGGTGGTATCGATCCAACTAACGTTACTGTAAATGAGTTAAGTCTTGATCAATTAAGAGGTTACACTCAACATGAAACATTTTTAAATAACTACATTCTTCAATATGCCAGTGAAAACATTAAAAGTGTATTAGATGAACCTCAATTAAAACTAAGGAAGAATTATAACAAAGATGGAGAATTAGCAGAGTGGGAGTTTCCGGAGGAGTGGTTTCAGGTAATTGACACTTTTTCGCCGAAGTTTGAACTTGTATCTAAGCCTTTGTATCAAAAGGACAAGGATAAAAAAGTATTTTCTTACGTAATTAATTTAGCGATAGAAACAAATGAAAATGACATAACGGTTACAGTAGTTACTAAAGGGCGCCTTATTATGACTATGTCATTATTCAAGAATGGAAATTGGACATTTAATAGAAAGTCAAATGGTAAATTTCAAAATAGGTCCTTATACAAAATGAATCACACATCAAATAGGATAGTAAAAATACCTTTCAGCAAAAACAAGTATCAAAATAAAGTATTTTCCTGGGATTCAATTAAATATGAATCAATAACGGGTGAAACAATTGAAGCAGTTGGTGATATTGCGATATCACCTGAGAAGTTTATTAATGACTACATGATTCCAATTACACATTCCGACCGTTCAAATTATAAGTATCTTATCAAAAGAGGACTGCACCCTAATGATCACTTCTATCTTTTTGAATCATTTCAGCATATGACAAATGATTTGTTAAACAGAGATTGCAATCCAGATGAAGTTATCGATACTCAATTAAAGAAGAAAGAGATTGGTAGTAGGAGGATCCATGATACCTATTTTGAGCGTCAGGGAGAGTTAGTAAAAGTTTTTGTTGTTTCTACTAATGAAAATATTTTGTCATATTTAAATGAAGTAATGGAGAAATATAGAGGTGAAAAGGTTGGTAAGAATGGTGATATTGAGAAAGTAAAGGAAGCGAGGTTTGATGTAGAGCAAATCTCCGATGGTCGATACCGTTTTTATGACTTGGAAGATAGTGATAGACATACGATGGATATTGAGTTTGTTCTAAAACCAGAATGGTTAAAGCACTATAAACCATTAGACACCGAGGTTGACCGTAAAGAGGCTATAATAAAAAGAATAGAAGAAATTATAGCAGCAACCTCTAGGGAAGATGTTCCTTCGTTTGTTTTAGGGGAAGTAGATCAATATGAAGAGTGGGATCCTTCAGACCCTAAAAAAGCCTACGAATTAGGGTTCTTACAACAAGGGCTTCTCTCTCAATCTCATTATTCACAGGATGCCTCACCCAATGATTTTGTGAATCGTTTAAAGGGTGGAATGGATGACATTCTTATTCGATTAGGTTTTGTTAATCAAAAAATCTATAACTTATTGGAACAGGAAAGCCCTTATGAGTATTATTACTTTCCTCAGTTTATAAAGGCTCGATTACCTAATGGCCTCGAAGGAGACATATTATTACTGGTTCGTTCATTTAAGGGTAAAACAGAAGTAAAGTATTATCACCCCAGCAAAGAAACGAATTGGTTGTCGATACAAGATGGTGTTGTTGAGCTAAGAAATATAGAAAGCTATTTTATGAAAAATAAAGCAAATGCGAACAAGTTTATAATTGAAAATTGTTCAGGTAAAAATAATGTAGTTGTGTATGAAGAAAATGTTGAAAAAATGCCGCTATTGGAAAAAGATTTACCTTTTGTGGTAGCAACCTTTAAGACTGATGAACTTGCACCTGCAGTTACAAAAATAAGTGAACGGACCGGAAATATTACATTAACACCTTTTGTTGTGAGGAAGGGGAATGTTTTTTATACAATAGGAATGAAGTTGCCAAACACGATGAAATATCCTATGCATGTGAGCAAACAAACATTTTCGAATGATCTTCCTACGAGGGTAACTCAACGTGTTCGAGTTTCCAATGGTGATGTTCAAGTTGCAATAGACTTACTGATGCTGCGAATGATTCCTATAACATTTGGTAGCTATCTTAATAATCCACTACCATACCATATATTTAATAAACATTTTTATGAGCAGTATTTAGAGGTTGAGAAAGAGAAGAAAAAACTTTCTCGGAAGAACAACGAAGTTCAAAAAGATTCACAATTAAGTTTTAATTCTTAA
- a CDS encoding phosphorothioated DNA-binding restriction endonuclease, protein MDRQELMSRIEGLSIWRKGDQRAPHKPLLILYALGQLRSNNNRYLKYEDVKSKLKELLMEFGPLRKSYHPEHPFVRLSNDGIWELDKQVNRQKFTDKQLLQSDIAGGFTNDVYSMLVSDPALIQKVAQTVLELHFPDSIHEDILNAVGLDFSFKEKKARDPKFREKILRAYGYSCAICGFNVRLAHTLVGVEAAHIKWHQAGGPDTEENGIALCSLHHKLFDRGVFTISNSRQMIVSQDAHGTHGFNEWLMKYHGTRIREPIEMIYTPNQSFTTWHVREVFRGPERYTV, encoded by the coding sequence ATGGATAGACAAGAACTAATGTCTCGCATTGAAGGGTTATCTATATGGAGAAAAGGCGACCAACGAGCACCACATAAACCATTGTTGATATTATATGCATTAGGACAGCTTCGGTCTAACAATAATAGGTACTTAAAGTACGAGGACGTAAAAAGTAAGTTAAAAGAGCTACTAATGGAATTTGGTCCTCTGCGAAAATCCTATCATCCTGAACATCCGTTTGTTCGATTGAGTAACGATGGGATTTGGGAGTTAGATAAGCAGGTTAACAGGCAGAAATTTACGGATAAGCAATTATTGCAATCTGACATTGCAGGTGGATTTACCAATGATGTTTACTCTATGTTAGTGAGTGACCCTGCGCTTATACAGAAGGTGGCACAAACCGTTCTTGAATTGCATTTCCCTGATTCCATCCATGAAGATATACTGAATGCAGTGGGGCTAGACTTTTCTTTTAAAGAAAAGAAAGCGAGAGATCCTAAATTTAGAGAAAAAATATTACGCGCTTATGGCTATAGCTGTGCTATTTGTGGTTTTAACGTACGTCTAGCTCATACTCTTGTTGGAGTCGAGGCAGCCCACATTAAATGGCATCAAGCGGGTGGACCTGATACAGAGGAGAACGGGATTGCCCTTTGTTCTCTCCATCATAAGCTGTTCGACAGAGGTGTGTTTACTATTTCAAACAGTAGACAAATGATAGTCTCTCAGGACGCACATGGTACGCATGGGTTTAATGAATGGCTAATGAAATATCATGGAACACGAATACGAGAGCCGATTGAAATGATTTATACACCTAATCAAAGTTTTACAACATGGCATGTTCGAGAAGTGTTTCGTGGGCCGGAGCGGTATACGGTATAA